The genomic stretch ATTGCTTTACCAGGTCGTAGCTGTTTCCACCTACCCTCGCTAGTGATACTTCCTTTTGTAATTTTATTTGGTCTAATTAAGTGAGGAGCCAAGTAAAGTGCCTCTGACACTTCTCGTTCACAGCTGTGCCCGAATAACGGCGAGTGAATAGATTCTGAGATTGAAAGTTTGGCAGATGCAGTCGTTTTAGCATAATAAATCTCTGCATCTAGCTCATCCGACAACATAGTGCAGGCAACATTTAATGTTGACTGATTGCCACCGTGTGAGTTTAATAATAAAAATTTCTCAATTCCATGATGTTTAAGAGATAAGATCATATCTTTTAAAATTGCTATAAGCGTAGTCGGTTGTAAAGATATAGTTCCTGGAAAATTCAAATGATGATGTGAAACTCCCATATTAACAGTCGGTGTTACGATTACATGAGGATGCATTTTTTCTGCTAGTTTATTAGCCATTTTCTCAGCAAGTACAGCATCACAGCTTTCAACCATGTGCGGGCCATGCTGTTCGTGTGCACCAACTGGAATAATTGCAAGTTTTACAGTATGTAACGCATCCTTTACTTCTTCCCAAGTCATCTCAGTTAACAAGAATGCTTTCATATTTTCACCTCCTTTCACGGTAAGTGTATCCGCTTACAAATATTTCTACTTTAGTTCATGTGAATTTAATTTCAGATTAGCGAGGTATATTGTATACCTAAATGATGCAAAAAAAATTATTGGGCATTAACTGGTTTTGCAACTTTCGGTATTGGGGCAACTATATGTTCCTGTGAAATGACAATATCGTCTTTGATCGTTAGCTGACAGCATAAACGCATGCCTTCTTCAACTTTTTCTCCTAACATTTTCTGCTCTTTCCAGTTTGGCGGATCAAGCTTCTCTGCTCCTTCTAACACTCTACATACGCATTTTGTACATTTACCCATCCCGCACCCATATTTCAGTTTTGGGAATTGACGGATGCCTGCCAACACTACTAGATTCGCGTTATCACGCACTTCTTGCTCAATGATTTCTCCTTCAACATGCAAGCGTACTTTTGGCATTTGTATCCCTCCAATTTAATTTTCTTAAAATTTCAAAAATTTACTCTGATTATAATTCGAATTTTTTATAATGTAAACACTATTATTCATTTGGAAATCATTAACATTAAAAGCATTGTATTTTCGATCTTCATTTTTTTCAAAGCATTCGTCTTTTTTATTAAAAATTCAGAAAATTATATTGCTTAATATTTTTTTATGTATTACACTATGAATAGAAATTTGGTATACAAAATACCTAATGCTCAATACTACATAATTAGATGAGGAGTGTGCAAAGATGGGTAAGTATATTGTATTAACGAATAAAGACACGTTTCAAACGATTGTAGATAACGAGGGATTAAAAGCAATCGAAACATACCATTTCTACTTTTTTGAAGAACTAAAAGCGAAATACACCATTGCTGAAGTATTAGACGACAATATTAAAATTAAACTTTACGAAAAGTATGAAGGAAAAGAATATGTGAATGATATTCGCGTAAAGTTCTTTGAGACGTTTGATACAATAGAAGCGGCACATGAAGAGTTATACGAAATTGTTAAAGCCCAAGGTAACAGTGAAGACTCTCAGCATTCAAAATTAGTTAAATCGGACGTATTATCTGTATAGATTACTTAGAAATAGCACTGCTACAGTGCTATTTTTAAATTTTAAAAATATATTAGATCTGCACTTACTGATTTCCTCAGGCAACTGAAAATAGTCTATTTTGCCCATCTATTTCTATATTCGGATACTATTCAACAGATAAATAAAGAAACCCCACCTTTTTATGAGGTGTAGTTACCTATACCTAAAATCGGAAACTACGTCTATTTTTCTTCAACATTCCCAATTTATCCTTTTATAATAGGTAAAATAAAAAGACAACTACTAACTGTTGTCCTTTGTCAGTTCTATTCTTCTAAAAAAGCCACTCTAAACCACATAAATAAAGCATAATCATAATTAAATAACTAATTGTATAAGGAATATTCCAATTCGATACTTTAAACGAACTCTCTTTCACGATACTCGACATTAATCCGATCGTAGCGTTGTATGGTCCTACTAAAAATGCTGAAATGGCCCCTGCTAGTAATGAAACAGTTAATATATACGGTGAAATACCTAAACTTTGTGGGTCTAGCGCTTCTGCCATTAACGTCAAAGTTACAGCAGGGTGAAGACCTGTAAAAGCAAATGCTAATGGAATTAATGGTAAAAGAATTAAAAATACTTCTGGGCCTACAATATCCTTAAAATGAGTAACCGCTAAATTTACTGTTTCACTTATATTCGTACCTTTGACTACCGAAATAAAAAAGCCTGCTGACAAAAATATAAAAAATTGGTCTTTCATTTTAAAGGAGTAGGAATGAAAATACTCTTTTAAATTATGTAAAAATGCACTTTGCTGCTTAATGAGAAGAGACCAACTAAATGCAAACGGAATAACTAGAATCGAAACGATAATAACAAATGAATAGGCAAAAAGATGTTCAGCAAATGAAATGATCAGATTAAAAATCAGGATTGCTATGAAAATATGAAATACTTTTCCTTGAGTAGCTACTCCTTCTAGTGAAGCTGCAGTTTCATCTGGTATTAAATTATTTCTAAGTCCCTTCGTAACACTTTTTCGTGAATTTCTTGAAGCTAATATCCAATCTAACGCGACCCCCAACATACTTAAAGGCAACACGTACGGTAGAATTGATACCCAACTTACCCCGGTTACCCCTATTACAATCCCAACGATTGGTGTAATTGGCGCCCAAAGTAGTGGCATTGCAAATCCATGAGTGATCGCTCTACTCATAAAACGTTCTTCTTTTTTAATAGAAAAAAGACTTAAAGATGGTTGAATGGAATAATATGTCATCGGTAAGGTTGCTAGATTCATAAACATACTTAAAAAATAAGAAATTCCCGATGTCATAATATACAACTGTCCGGATGTTTTTACTTTCTTCTGTATAATCGCTTGAATTCCATTCGCATAACCTCCCAGTCTGACCGGAAAACCTAATATAGGAATTAGTGCAAATAAAGTTAGCAAATCTAGCATTGGTCCAAATGACAGGATATAGTCTTTTAAACTAGCATGATTTCTCCAAAGTAGAATGAACCCAATTAGTAAAAAAATACTTCCAATTGTTCTAACGAGTGACTTAACCATAAACATTGTATATAGAACAATAAAAATACATAAACAAGAGATATAAATTTGCAAATCCCATTGAAATAAAGAGGATAATAAATAGAAAAAGATTACTAAAGCAAACATATAATTCAACACGTTCCAACATCCTCTCCTTACATTTGGTATACCATAATTAAATATTCAGTATATTTTATAAGAAATTATACCATAAATAGTTAGTTTTGGTATACAATTTTATCTTTTATCATTTTTATGATGATAAAGATAAAATTGCGGATTTAGTTAGAACTCAAAAAAGTATGGGCTTTTACAGAGTTAGTATATTCAATTTCAAATATGTTTAATCAAAATCAAGAAACCTAAAAGTAATAGATAAAGTAAAAACCTTATCTAATTAATCGATAAGGTTTTACCTTGCCTTATAAAGATTTACACCTTGTATTAATTTACATTAAAAAAAGCGATTCAAATATGTATCAATCCTCTTATTAATGTTAATGATAAAATTAAGGAGGTGTCTTACTATGGCAAAAGATGTGCTTTGTGAAGTTGATAATTGTAAATATTGGGCTTCTGGAAACAAATGTAGTGCAGATTCTATTTATGTTGTAAGTCATAAAGGGAAACAAGCTGCAAACAATGCTGAAACAGATTGCAAAACATTTGATCCAGGATTATAAACAATTAAGGGTAACCTATTTAGGAGGTTGCCCTTTCTTATTTATAGTATTGATAATAACTATCATTTTCATTCAAATTTATTCCAATTATTTTATTTTTTTACATCTGAGCCTTCTCACCGTTATAAACTCCTGTATTATTGACGGCGATAATATTTTACATTTCAAAAAAATTATCTCTTTCAACTTTACACACTCTTAACGCGAATGATTCATACCAGTCTTTTTTTCCACGTTCTTGTGCAACTTTATGAACCGCATGCTCTTTCCATGTTTTAATAGCGTCCAATGATTCCCAATACGAAACAGTTATACCCATTTCATCATCTCGAGCACTCTCCACTCCTAAAAATCCTTGTTGGCTTGAAGCTAATTCAACCATTTTTTCGGACATCTTACTGTAACCATTATCTCCTTCAGTTCTATTAGAACAAAAGATTACCGCATAATAAGGCGGATTTGGCGTTTTTGCAAATGATCCCATTGATAACCTCTCCTTTTTTTATTAATCATATTTGATTAAGGAGCTATTTAACATAGGTTTAATCAAAAAAATAAAATAAAAAAGCGATACAATGTATCGCTTAAAAAGTATCACTCAAATAAATAAGGATTTCCACTTATACTTTTTCTCATATCCTCTGTAACTTGAAAATCTTCTTGTTCGAAATTTTGCTCAAATGTTTCTTCATTCATTCCGCTGCCATCATAATGCATTGGTTTATTTTCCATACTTTCACCTTCTAATTCATATTAGTTTTATGTCACTATTATAGTG from Arthrobacter citreus encodes the following:
- a CDS encoding creatininase family protein; this encodes MKAFLLTEMTWEEVKDALHTVKLAIIPVGAHEQHGPHMVESCDAVLAEKMANKLAEKMHPHVIVTPTVNMGVSHHHLNFPGTISLQPTTLIAILKDMILSLKHHGIEKFLLLNSHGGNQSTLNVACTMLSDELDAEIYYAKTTASAKLSISESIHSPLFGHSCEREVSEALYLAPHLIRPNKITKGSITSEGRWKQLRPGKAIQGFYRYEEMTTNGCIGDATKASYEIGEKIVEEALENLSLELQKLLHLEEECKL
- a CDS encoding (2Fe-2S)-binding protein; translation: MPKVRLHVEGEIIEQEVRDNANLVVLAGIRQFPKLKYGCGMGKCTKCVCRVLEGAEKLDPPNWKEQKMLGEKVEEGMRLCCQLTIKDDIVISQEHIVAPIPKVAKPVNAQ
- a CDS encoding DUF1540 domain-containing protein encodes the protein MAKDVLCEVDNCKYWASGNKCSADSIYVVSHKGKQAANNAETDCKTFDPGL
- a CDS encoding antibiotic biosynthesis monooxygenase translates to MGSFAKTPNPPYYAVIFCSNRTEGDNGYSKMSEKMVELASSQQGFLGVESARDDEMGITVSYWESLDAIKTWKEHAVHKVAQERGKKDWYESFALRVCKVERDNFFEM